The Coraliomargarita sinensis genomic sequence GAGCGCCGGCATGACGTCCGCCACCTTCTGGCCCGCCAGCGACCGTGACGTGACGGCTGCCAGTGTGACATCCGGGTGAGTGGAGAGAATGCGTACGAGTTCTTCCCCCGAATATCCGGAGGCACCTATGATTGCTGTTTTCATTTGCGGGATACGGGTTGCGAGATACGTGATGCGAGATGTGGGATGAAACTGCGTGAGGCGAGGCCTTTGACGCGGGAAACAAAAAACCCCCCAAAGCACGGTGCACGGCCTTGGGGGGTTGCAATAAAGATGCGACCGTGCGGCGAAACTTAACGCTTGGAGAACTGGAAGTTTTTACGTGCGCCAGGCTGACCAGTCTTCTTGCGCTCGCGGGCACGGGGGTCACGCTTCATGTGGCCCTGTTTTTTAAGGTCAACGCGGAGGTCGCCGTTGAGCTTTTCAAGTGCACGGGCGATGCCGAGGCGGGTGGCGCCGGCCTGACCGTTGAGGCCACCGCCGTGAGCCTTCACCGTGATGTCGACTTGTTCGGACATTTCGACCGTTTTCAGGGGGGAGAGTGCCGCACGGGCAAACTCCTCGGCCTTGAAGTAGCTTTCGGCGTCCTTGCCGTTGACTTCGATCTTACCGGTGCCGCGGGTGAGGCGGACGCGTGCGACAGCCGTCTTGCGACGACCGACAGTTACAAATGTTTCTTCGCTCATTATAAAAATACGTTCAACCGGGGATTATACCAGCGGCTTGGGTTGTTGTGCTTCGTGGGGGTGCTCAGAACCGGCGTAGATCTTGAGCTTCTTAATCATTTGGCGACCGAGACGGTTGCGGGGAAGCATGCCTTTGACGGCGTGCTCGATGATGAACTCAGGTTTCTTCTGACGCATGTCCTTGATGTTGACATAACTGTCACCGCCCATCCAGCCGGAGTAGAACATGTATGTCTTCTGAGTGTTCTTTTTGCCGGAGAGTTTAATCTTCTCTGCGTTGACCACGACAACAAAGTCTCCGGTGTCGGCGTGCGGCGTGTAGGTGGGCTTGTGGCGGCCACGGAGCACGTTGGCAATTTTTACAGCAACGCGACCGAGTGTTTCATCGGCAGCATCGACCATATACCAGGATTTGGTGTGGTCTGTGTTGGTAGCTAAAGTCGTCTTCATGATTTTTGGAAAAGCGCGCAACAGTAGGTTCAGCCCCAATACTGTCAATGGGAATTTGCAGTATTTTCTGCCCCGCGGCGATGCTTGCGGCTAAACAGGCGGTTTCGGGAGCAATTTCTATTTGTCGGCCTCAATAGCGATCACCGTCGCAGCCGCATCGGGCGTGGTCTCAGGCAGGGTGATGGTCCAGCCGTCTTGGGTTTTCGTGGTTTGAAGCGGTGTTTTCCGGGCATCGGCCAGCAGATAGACCTTTTGCACCTGCATGGCGGGGTCGGCAATCGTCAGTTTGCCGCTTTTCGGCCAATGGAAGACATGGGCATAGAGTTTGCCCGGTTTGGTGGTATAGCGCCCCCAGTCGGGCATTTCGTAGGGGCTCGGCCCGGAGCCATGGATGGACTCTGAATTGACCTCCATCCAATCGCCGATGGCTGCGAGGCGTTCGACACTGGGTTCGGGGTCTTATTAATTCTTTTCAAAAAATGGGTTCTATCGAACTTGTTCTTGAAATCTTCAATCAAGGACTTCTGGAGGGATCGAGGCGATCGGTTTGATTTCCATGGATTTAATGAACAATTCCGCACCTTCGGACTGCACTTGAATTTTACCGGAAGTGAGTGGTTTCAACGCACCGTCTTGATGGGTTGCGGTTTCGTAATTGGCCATGACGGGAACGCCATTGACAACGTGGACAGCCGTAGTGCCGAAACAGTAGAGGTCGACGACATTCCATTCGCCGAGGGGCTTTTCCGCATCCTGCATCTTGCGGATCAGGCGCCCATTGGCGTGCTGCCCAAAATGGGTCCGCTCCGTTGCGGGAGTATATATCCATTGTTTCGATTCAGGGTTTTTTACGGCCGGGATTTCGCAGGCCGTGTTGGCCATCAGATAAGTATCGCCGAGATTGCCGTGCATGAGCTGCAGCTCGATATTCGGCATCCAGGTGCCGTGGGCTTCCCCGAACTCGCCGAAACTGTGGTAGAGGAGGCCGCTGTTGCGCTTGGAGTAAACGTTGTCGCCCCATTTGAAGACCAGGCGGAGGTGATAGTTCTCAAACGCTTCTTGGGTTGCCAGCGAGCCGTTGATCTCACCGGAGATGCGAATTACCCGATCACCGTCCATTTCAACCACGGAAAAGACGCTATCCAAAGTAGCCGCTTCCGTGACTTCCGCCCACTCTTCGCCAAGTGATTTACCGAGATGGGTATCAAAGCCCTCGAGGTTCTCGCCATTGTAGATGGATTTCCATTCGGAATCCTGATTGCAGGCTGTCAGCAGGAGGCTGGCTGCAGCGAAGCTAGTCATGCCGATAATCGAAGAGAGAGTGGGGTGGTTTCGGATGGATTTTAACATGCGACTACTCATGATGGGGCTGGAGGTAATCACAAGGGCAAAGCGTGTGTGACTCCAGGCGGACGCATCGCAATTTTTTACGGTCACGAAGCATACAGGCCAAGAAGGAGCCTGAACCGAGGGCTTGTCAGATGGCGGTTTTTCCGAGCTTTCTTCGAACATGTCCGTCATTCGTGCCTTATCTGAATCTTTACGCTGATATTTCATGCACCGCCGGGCGGGGTATGTTCACCGACAACAATGTCGAAGCGGCCAGAGAGTTTTATCTCAAACATCAGGATAAGCTGCTCTTCGGTTCCGATTGCGGGTGGTGGTCTTTTCGGATGGGCCTCAAGCCTGAGTTTGCCTACATCGACACCCTCGAATTACCTGAGGAAGTCGAGAACAAGGTACTGCGCGGTAATTCCGAGAAATTATTTCCGCTAAAGAACTCGTTTAAGGTCGGAATCGGTGGCCATTCTTTCTTTTTCCGGCCAAGCCGGCCATTGGTCCGGAACTGAGATTTATTGTTGCAAAGCAGACCAACTGCGTCATTTTCCGCTGCTTTTCCATTTTAACTTCAGCGGAGAACCACTTTGAGAGACGATTATTTACACGAAGCACAGAAGGTCATCACTGATCCGATGATACTGATCAATGTTGTGTCGCGTCGCGCCAAGCAACTCAAGAGCGGCTACAAGCCACTTATCGAGTCCTTGGAGCGCCTATCGGCTGAAGACATGGCACTTCGCGAGATCATGGAAGGTAAAATCACCTACCAGCTCGATGAAGAGACTCAGGAAGTCTAGCCAGTCAGCTGTAGAACTCGGATTGCTGGTTTGTGAAGCGCCCCCTCTGCGCTTCCCAATAGAGGGAAGATAGAGCCGTGTGCGCCAAGAAGAAAAAGTCCGCGGGCAACCACCAACGTGAGATCCGCAACGCGAAAGCTCACCACAATTACTTTGTGGGTGAGAAGTTCGAGGCGGGAATGGTGCTTCAGGGCACCGAGGTAAAGGCCATCCGCGAGGGCAACGCCCAGATTACCGAATCGTTTTGCCGGATCGAGAAAGGGCAGGTCTGGCTCTACAACTCCCACATCGGAGAATATTCTTTCGGGAACTTTCAAAATCACCCACCGCGGCGGAAGCGTAAACTGCTCCTGCACCGTCGGGAGATCAATAAGCTCATCGGTGCGGTCGAAGCCGGCGGTAAATCGCTCATTCCCTTGCGACTCTACCTGAAAAACGGGATGATCAAAATCGAGATCGCCCTCTGTACCGGCAAGAAGCTCCACGATAAGCGGGAAACCTTGAAGAGAAAAGTCGCCATGCGCGAAGCGGAACGCGAAATGCGTCAGCGTTACTAGAAAAGCAGTAGGAGAATTTAATCTGCCATGCCTAAAAAAACCGTGACCGTCCAGATCCCTGCCAGCACCTCAAACTGTGGTCCCGGCTTTGACTGCCTGAGCATTGCGCTCTCGCTCTACAATTTTGTACGCCTGACGGTGCGCGAGGATACGGTGATCGCCCCGGTTGGTGAGGCGAATGCTGGCACTCAGGCCATGGTGGAGGAAGCCGCGCTGAGTTTTGCCCAGACGGCGGGTCTGGATTTGCCCGGTTTCGATTACGAGATCTGGGGGGACGTGCCCCTGGCGCGGGGCCTGGGGTCGAGTTCTACCGTGCGTGCAGGCATAGTGGCCGGATTAAATGAACTGGTTGGGAATCCGCTGGACGAGGAAGCGGCGATTCGTCTGACCACCAAACTCGATAGTTCTCCCGACAACGCCACGGCCGCATTCAGTGGGGGCTTTTGCATCGCCCGGACCGACCCCACAACGTTCGCCTATCAGCACCATATCCGCTTCGAGTTACCCGGGACGCTGGCCTTTGCCGCGGTGGCACCGGACTACAAAGTGATGACCGATGACTCGCGCCGTGTATTGCCTGAGACCTTGTCGTTTAAGGATGTCGTTCGCACGACCAATAGTTTGGCCTACCTGGTCGGTGTTTTGGCGACCGGCGATTTTGAGCGCTTGCGCGGTGCGGTGCATGATTGCATTCACCAGCCTTATCGAGAGTTGTTGAATCCGTTTGGGCACGAGAGTATCGAAGCCGGGTGCAGTTCCGGTGCGTATGCCGGCTGGTTGAGCGGCAGCGGCTCGACGGTGGTCTGCCCCTGTCCGGCAGACAAGGTCAATGTGGTGCTTGATGCCATGACGCAGGCCTATGCGGTAAATGATATCAAGAGTCGCTCCTACCGTCTGCTCTGCGACAACGACGGCCTGACCGTGAACGAAGATTAGGGCCTTTCCTCCCGCGTAGTTGACGCTAAGCCTGAAAGTTTTTCTTTTATTCACAGTGAACGACCCGAACCGAGATTTTAACGAAGTCATCCGTACGATCCGTAAAGACGATCCGCGCTACGCCCGTGGTGCGTATTATTTTCTGCGTCAGGCGCTGGACTACAGCCTGAAAGAACTACAAAAACGCGGGGAACTCGATAAGACGAATCACTTGACCGGGCAGCAGTTACTTGAGGGGATTCGCCTCTTCGCCATCGAACAATACGGCCCGATGGCACGCACCGTCTTGGAAAACTGGGGCGTGAAAAACTGCCGTGACTTCGGCAACATCGTTTTCAACCTGGTCGAATGCAAGGTGCTTGGTAAGACGGACCGGGACAGCCCCGAGGATTTCAACAAAGGTTACAGCTTCAGCGCTGCCTTTGATAAGCCCTTCCGGCCAACGACCATCAAGCCCACGACGAAGCGACCGCCGCTGCGTTAGGGCTTAACTGCCACCGTTTTTGTCGTTCGAGCCAAGATCTTCTTCGCGTTGCTCGATTTGGGCTTCACGTTCGGTCAGAACCATTGATTTTTCGACCAGGTCATTTTCACACTTTTCGATATAAGCTTCGCGTTCATGCAGCATGTTGCGTGCTTCTTTCAGAGAAGCTTCCTGGGTCTCCAGTTCTGCTCTCAAGGCCTTCAGCGCCTCCATTTCTTCGCCGTGGTTTTTCGGATCGCCGGAGGCATCGGCCGAGGTCTTCGAATCCACAACTTTTTTGTGCGCTTCGAGTAAGGCTTCTTTTTCGTTGAGTTCCAGCGCCCGTGCCTCGAGGTATTTTTCTTTTTCCGCGAGGAGCTCTTCACGGTTGATGATGTCCGCCTGCAACTCGAGCAGATGCGCTTCCATTTCCTGTTGCTTCCCGGATTGCGATTTGATTTTCGGGAACTCGTTTTCAGGGCTCAGCAGTGGTTTGACATCAGCGCTTTCACGGCGTGTCGCCGCGGCGATGGCCATCTTCAGGCTCAGACGTCGTGGTTCTTTGCGGACCGGCGGTGGTGGAAAATCAGGTTTTGAACACATAATTTAAAAAACTATATTTCACGGTATCGATTTGTCGTCTTATTTTGCAAGGAATCAGGCATTTATCCATCCTGATATCAGCAACTTAAACGATTATATTACATTATATTAGTGCACTTACTGTAACGCAATAGGGGAAAAGCCCTAATAAGTTAAGATGGTAATCTGGATAAGCCCACTGCAGAAAGGGCACATCCTATGAGTAGTAAAGAGCAACAGACCTCAACTTTTGAGTCACATGACTTAATTGATCGACTATTTCGTGCCCCTGTAGAACGTCATGTCTTGGAGAATGGCCTGACGCTGGTGCATCGTCCTGATTATTCCAGCGAGGTCGTGTCGGTTCAGGTTTGGGTGAAAACCGGGAGTATTCACGAAGATACCCTGATCGGTTCGGGGCTATCGCACTACCTCGAGCATTTGCTTTTCAAGGGCACGGCGCGTCGGGAGGGAAAGGCAATCAGCCGCGAAGTCCACGCCATGGGTGCTTCGATGAACGCGTACACCACATTCGATCGGACGGTGTATTACATAGACGGGCCTTCGAGCGCTTTTCCCGAGATGGCGGATGTGTTGTCCGATCTGGTATTGCATTCCACACTTCCGGAAGCGGAAGTTCTGCGCGAGCGCGATGTGATCCTGCGTGAGATCGATATGGGGCTGGATGACCCCGACCGGCAGCTGACGCAGGCGCTTTTCAGGACGGCTTTCTGCCGGCACCCTTATCGCGAGCCGGTTATCGGGCACCGCGAGCTTTTTGAACGGGTCACGGTCGAAGAATTACGCCGATACTACAAAGAGCGATATGTGCCCAACAACATTGTCGTTTCGATTGTCGGTGCGGTCAGACCTTCCGAGTGCGCCGAGGTTATCGATAAGACTTTTGGTGTGGTGCCCCGGGGTAGGCTGGCCCCAGTGCAGGTTGACACAGAGCCGGTCCAGCTCGCTCCCCGGCGCGAAGATATTCTCGGAGATTACAACGTCTTCCGGGGTGGGGTTTGTTTCAAGGTGCCGCATTTGAGCCATCCGGATTCACCGAAGCTCGACGCGCTGGCTCATGCCCTCGGTGGTGGAGAAAGCTCCTTGCTTTGGGAGCGTCTTCGGAATCAGCGGAAACTCGTTCACTACGTGGATTGTCGGAACTGGAACCCGGGAGAGAACGGCTTGTTCATGATCAGCTATGTCTGTGACCCGGAGCGCGGCGCGGAAGTGGAGGCGTCGATCCATGAATTAATCGAGGAAGTTATCACGACCGGGTTTGAAAGCGATGTGGTGGAAAAGGCCTGCCGACAGGCCCTGAGTTCGGAAATAAACGGGCGCAAAACGATGAGTGGTCAGGCCACCCGTTTGGGTATCGGCGAGGTGGTGATCGGGGATATTAATTACGGTCGCCGTTACCTGAATCGTCTGCGTTCCATCGGAAACGAGGACCTTCAGGAAGTGGCGAAACACTATCTGGTGGATTCGAATTGTTCGGCCGTGACGCTCGGACCTGCGTTGGATGCACCCGGGGAGTTCAATGGTGAAGACGAGGGGCTCACTTTGGAGCCTTTCGAGGAAGTGGCCTTTGAGTCCGGTGCCCGCCTGCTGTTGCAGCAGGACAGCCGACTTCCCAAGGTGCATATCCGCACGGTCATGCTGGGCGGGCCGCTTTACGAGCCGGAGGGCCAGCGCGGCGTGTCGTCGCTGATGGCCGAACTCTTGACCAAGGATACGGCCAAGCGTGGAGCAGTGGAAATCTCTGAATTAATCGAAAGCATCGGCGGAACATTTCGTGCGACCTGTGGGAACAATACCATCAGCCTTGCGCTTGAAGTCCTGCCGAACGACCTGGGACTGGCTCTGGGGCTGCTTAAGGATGCCCTGACGCAACCCAGTTTCAATCACGCCACTTTCGAGACCGAGCGGCAGGCACAGATCGCCAATCTCAAGGAGGAACAGGACGAGATTCTTGAATTCGGCTTTCAACGCTTGCGCGAGCACTTCTTCGGGGAGCATCCTTTTGCCGTGGGGCCGGACGGGCGCGTGGAAGATTTGAAGGAGCTGACGCGGGAGGATGTCGAGGCCCACTTCCGGGAATTGGTCCGTGCCGGAAACATCATTCTGGTGGTTGCGGGCGACTTTGACCGCGATCAGTTGATGACTGAACTGACGCCGCTTTTGGCGGAGGATCTCTGCCGTGAGCCCTTCGCCCCCAAACTATCCCCATTCCCCGGATTACGCGAGTCACTGGATCTGACCGAAGCGATGGAACGGGAACAGGCTGTCATACTTCAAGCCTATCCCGGCTCCGGCATACAGGACGACGATTTCGTGACCAACGAAGTGCTGAACGAATTATTCAGCGGTATGTCCAGCCGGCTCTTCGAGCAGGTCCGTGAAGATCGGGGCATGGCCTATTATGTAGGCTCCACTTGTGTGATCGGTTTGGACGGCGGGATGTTTGTCTTTTTTGCCGGAACGCACCCGTCCCGAGTGGAGGAAGTCCTGGTGGAAATTGAAAAAGAAATCGACCGTGTGGTTCGGGGAGAGGTGACTGACGAGGAGTTGAGACGTTGCCGCATCCGTTTGAAGGCGGCCCGGCCGATGAGCCGGCAGACGATCGGTGCCCGTGCCATGCATGCGGCCTTGCAGCTTTGCTATGGGCTCCCGCTGAATGACGATGCCGAGCACGCCGTCAAACTCGATGCGACCGATGCCACGACATTGGCAGATTTTGCCAAGCGTCACTTTGCTCCGGATAATAAAGTGCGACTGGTTGTCGGCCCGAAAAAAGCGTAACCGGTCAAGGTTACGCTTGGGAGATTGATACTGCCTAGGTGACTAGCTAGCTTTGGATTTCGCCCGTTGGCTTAGCTGGCGGTAGAAGTTCGGTCCATGGATCTCGCGCATCATTTTGCGGCGGTGGTCCACCGCCAGTTTGAAAGCCTTCTTCTCGCCGTACTTCTTGATCGAGAAAGAGGTGCATTTCTGAATGCCGGGCTCCGGACGCCAGCTCACGGAATAGCACTCGTGTTTAGTGCCATTCGGGCCGATTTTCGTGGTACGGGAAACGCCTAGCTCACCTGTAGTGTTGCGTGAATCGGAGACGACGATACGTCGCTGGCGGGGACGCTTGGGAATCGCTTCAAGCTCCTCAGAGAGTTGGTTGCGGTACTCTTTGGCAAGTTTTTGAGCTTTACCCTTGCCGCCACATTTGCGGTCGCTGAACAGCTTAGAGTAGGTTTTGCCATTGCGATAACCACGGACAAACCAGCCGTGGGTGGAGCCGCTGTCGATGCGGCTGATGCCTTTGTTTGCTTTTGATTTTGCCATCGTATTGAGGAGTGATAGGTTGGGTGTTTTGCCAGTTTAGTTCAGCAGAAGAGAAGTTGAATTTAACATCTTATAATAATTAAACGTTTGAACGCATAGTAACCTAACAGGTTTTTCAACTTTTTACTATTTTTATTTGACTGGACAGTTGATCACGTACGAAGCGTTCGTTTTTTATTTATACATCCAACTTTTGAGAGCCGTATCGTTACGAATTATGTATGTCGTCTGGTATTCCGGTTGCAGCAATTCATAATATTGTTTTTCAGCGTAGCGTTTGCCGTGAAGAAGTATCTTCGCACGATGGCCCGGTGCCCGGACGATACGTCCCAGCGCTTGATGTATCCGCCGTATTGCGGGAATGAGATAGACTCGTTCAAAAGCGTTTTTTCCGGAAAGTGACGAATCCATAAGAATCTTAGCTTTTTGCACCGCATTCACTTCAGGTAGTGCCGGTCCGACTACGATGACGGATTTCACCTGCCCACCAAGTTTATCAATGCCTTCCGAGTAACTGCTGCCGATAATCAAAAAGATAACATCGGTATAAAGCAGGCTTTCGTCGATAAACCGTTCTTGTTCACGTAGGTCCACTCCGCGCGGTTGAATGGCAACTCGGAGTGATTCATTGAGCGCTGAAATATAGGTACGAATGTTTTCCGCGTATTGGTAGGAAGAAAAGAAGACAACGGTCGGTGCGCTGGAGTCCGCCAGCGTCATTTCTACAATCGTTCGCCCGGTCGTTTCATAATGACTCTTCCTTTGTTTCATCCGGGTGTCGACTCGGCAGTCGATAGCAACGTCGTAGGCCCCCTCTCGCCAGTCAGCCCAACCAATGGCTAAATCCGTCTCGGCAGGGCTCAGGCCGATCTCATTTCGGAAGTTGTCCACGGGATCCAGCGTGGCCGACATGAGTATACGACAGCTGAAGGGTTTGAGGCATTCGGCGGTCCATTTGCCGGCATCCAGGCACTGCGCGCGTAATATCGATGTTTTCGGGCACCAAAAAAGCCAATCGCTTGCTGCCTCATCGAGTCGCTTGGCCAGTTCTGGAATCCGCCATACGGTCTCAAGTGCGAATGGAGCGACCACATCATAATTAAACCGGCTGTCTTCCAGAAAAATCGCTGCTTCCAGGCAGAGGTTCCCCATCGCGTAAATCTGATCGGGGCTCAGAACGGTTGCTGAATGGAGCGCTTCGATCTCGGTGGCGATTTCTTCGAGGCTACGTATCAAACGGCGGGAGGCGCCCGCCTCGCTTAACCCTTCAAGTGCAAAGAAAAGGTTGGAGGCGTTCAATTCAACACTCAGGGCATCAGCATTTCGATTGGGGAGGTTGTGAGCCTCGTCGATGATAACGATGGTTTTGGCCGGGTCGAACCCGTAAGGCTCGGAGAAAACATGACGACTCTGCGGGGCAAACAGGTAATTGCTGTCACCAATCCAGAGCTCGGCAAATGGGAGGCAGGCCTTGGTTAGCGCGTAGGGACAGACGCCGGTTTGACGGCCAATGTCTTTGGCCTGTTCCAGGTTCAAGGTTCCGTCGCGTAGAAGCTCCGGTGGATGAATGTCCGCCTCCATCCAGCGTTGCCCCAGATCTTCTTCGCAGCGGCGGTCGCCGGTGCAGCGATGCATGGGGCTGTCAATCCTGTGCTCAGCTCGGTTACGCATTTGGATGAAGCGGAGGTTTCGACCGATCATGTTTTGTAACTGACGGACGGTTTCGAGCTGCCCGCTGGACTTGCTGGTCAAATAGATGCAGCGCTCATAGAGTCCGTTCTGCATCTCCCGCAGTGCGTGTTCCAGTACGATCCCGGTTTTTCCGAATCCTGTCGGGGCCTGTAGCAACACGGTCGGGCTTTTCAGGCTGGCCTTGCTAAGCTGTTCGATCAATTCGGCCTGGCCCTCACGCAGGCTGGGGAAAGCGGGGCGAATTTCGAGCGCATCCAGTTGAACCCGGCGGGCGCGCCGGTCATCCAGGAAGGTGACGAGCTGCTCCAGCTGCGCGTCCACCAGATCACGACTTTCTTTGGCGACAGGAAGCGTCTGGACTGTGCCGGAACTGATTTCGATGAAGAGCAGTTCGGCTTTGAGTGAGTGTCCTGCATACTCCGGCAGGATGCTGGCCAGCATCAGGTAGATCGCTGCCTGAGCGAAATATTCCGGATATTGTTGAAGCAGGTCTTCGGCCGGGCAGGGCAGTGGTTGGCGCACGGTCTTGACTTCCCGAAGAATCAGGGAGTCCGCTTCCGGTAAGATCTGGTCGATACGGCCCTGCAAATGGATATTCCAATCACGGTGCCGCAGGGTGGCCGCAATCGATTGTTCGAAAACAGCCTTCGGGTAAGCCGCTTCGGTTTGTTTTGCCGATTCCTTGTGCCATTGCTGACCGACTTTGGCCCGCCAGATGCCGGCACCTGTTTTGCTGCTCTGGGGCCTATTTCGGAAAATAGCCAGTTCCCCAACGCTCAATTGGGCATCGCGACTTTGCGTATCGACCTGCATAGGAGTAATGGCGCCTGCTTACAATAACGGCAGCCGTTAGCTGTCTCTGCGTTTTTGGCGGTCTTTGATCTCATCGACATAGATCGATACGTTTGCCTCCAGATCACCGAGGTGTTCTTTAGCGCGGCGAAGTGCCTTGGCGGTCGACATCGTCGGATTGCTGGGATCGTCGCTGAAGATGTTACGCCCTTCGATGTAATCGTAGAGTCCGGAGTTTTTCAGGACGCGGACGAGATCGGTCTTGGCTTCGCTGAGAATCAGGTAGCGCCCCAACTCGTTCATGTAGCGCACCAGTTCTTCGAGCGCCATCACCCCGGTGGCGTCCATATTGTGGGCATTACGCATCTTCAAAATCACAACTTTCAGGTT encodes the following:
- the rpsI gene encoding 30S ribosomal protein S9 — protein: MSEETFVTVGRRKTAVARVRLTRGTGKIEVNGKDAESYFKAEEFARAALSPLKTVEMSEQVDITVKAHGGGLNGQAGATRLGIARALEKLNGDLRVDLKKQGHMKRDPRARERKKTGQPGARKNFQFSKR
- the rplM gene encoding 50S ribosomal protein L13 → MKTTLATNTDHTKSWYMVDAADETLGRVAVKIANVLRGRHKPTYTPHADTGDFVVVVNAEKIKLSGKKNTQKTYMFYSGWMGGDSYVNIKDMRQKKPEFIIEHAVKGMLPRNRLGRQMIKKLKIYAGSEHPHEAQQPKPLV
- a CDS encoding alpha-L-fucosidase C-terminal domain-containing protein; amino-acid sequence: MEVNSESIHGSGPSPYEMPDWGRYTTKPGKLYAHVFHWPKSGKLTIADPAMQVQKVYLLADARKTPLQTTKTQDGWTITLPETTPDAAATVIAIEADK
- a CDS encoding 3-keto-disaccharide hydrolase; the encoded protein is MLKSIRNHPTLSSIIGMTSFAAASLLLTACNQDSEWKSIYNGENLEGFDTHLGKSLGEEWAEVTEAATLDSVFSVVEMDGDRVIRISGEINGSLATQEAFENYHLRLVFKWGDNVYSKRNSGLLYHSFGEFGEAHGTWMPNIELQLMHGNLGDTYLMANTACEIPAVKNPESKQWIYTPATERTHFGQHANGRLIRKMQDAEKPLGEWNVVDLYCFGTTAVHVVNGVPVMANYETATHQDGALKPLTSGKIQVQSEGAELFIKSMEIKPIASIPPEVLD
- a CDS encoding amidohydrolase family protein, producing the protein MAVFPSFLRTCPSFVPYLNLYADISCTAGRGMFTDNNVEAAREFYLKHQDKLLFGSDCGWWSFRMGLKPEFAYIDTLELPEEVENKVLRGNSEKLFPLKNSFKVGIGGHSFFFRPSRPLVRN
- a CDS encoding DNA-directed RNA polymerase subunit omega, with protein sequence MRDDYLHEAQKVITDPMILINVVSRRAKQLKSGYKPLIESLERLSAEDMALREIMEGKITYQLDEETQEV
- the smpB gene encoding SsrA-binding protein SmpB; translation: MCAKKKKSAGNHQREIRNAKAHHNYFVGEKFEAGMVLQGTEVKAIREGNAQITESFCRIEKGQVWLYNSHIGEYSFGNFQNHPPRRKRKLLLHRREINKLIGAVEAGGKSLIPLRLYLKNGMIKIEIALCTGKKLHDKRETLKRKVAMREAEREMRQRY
- the thrB gene encoding homoserine kinase; this encodes MPKKTVTVQIPASTSNCGPGFDCLSIALSLYNFVRLTVREDTVIAPVGEANAGTQAMVEEAALSFAQTAGLDLPGFDYEIWGDVPLARGLGSSSTVRAGIVAGLNELVGNPLDEEAAIRLTTKLDSSPDNATAAFSGGFCIARTDPTTFAYQHHIRFELPGTLAFAAVAPDYKVMTDDSRRVLPETLSFKDVVRTTNSLAYLVGVLATGDFERLRGAVHDCIHQPYRELLNPFGHESIEAGCSSGAYAGWLSGSGSTVVCPCPADKVNVVLDAMTQAYAVNDIKSRSYRLLCDNDGLTVNED
- a CDS encoding Minf_1886 family protein, translated to MNDPNRDFNEVIRTIRKDDPRYARGAYYFLRQALDYSLKELQKRGELDKTNHLTGQQLLEGIRLFAIEQYGPMARTVLENWGVKNCRDFGNIVFNLVECKVLGKTDRDSPEDFNKGYSFSAAFDKPFRPTTIKPTTKRPPLR
- a CDS encoding M16 family metallopeptidase yields the protein MSSKEQQTSTFESHDLIDRLFRAPVERHVLENGLTLVHRPDYSSEVVSVQVWVKTGSIHEDTLIGSGLSHYLEHLLFKGTARREGKAISREVHAMGASMNAYTTFDRTVYYIDGPSSAFPEMADVLSDLVLHSTLPEAEVLRERDVILREIDMGLDDPDRQLTQALFRTAFCRHPYREPVIGHRELFERVTVEELRRYYKERYVPNNIVVSIVGAVRPSECAEVIDKTFGVVPRGRLAPVQVDTEPVQLAPRREDILGDYNVFRGGVCFKVPHLSHPDSPKLDALAHALGGGESSLLWERLRNQRKLVHYVDCRNWNPGENGLFMISYVCDPERGAEVEASIHELIEEVITTGFESDVVEKACRQALSSEINGRKTMSGQATRLGIGEVVIGDINYGRRYLNRLRSIGNEDLQEVAKHYLVDSNCSAVTLGPALDAPGEFNGEDEGLTLEPFEEVAFESGARLLLQQDSRLPKVHIRTVMLGGPLYEPEGQRGVSSLMAELLTKDTAKRGAVEISELIESIGGTFRATCGNNTISLALEVLPNDLGLALGLLKDALTQPSFNHATFETERQAQIANLKEEQDEILEFGFQRLREHFFGEHPFAVGPDGRVEDLKELTREDVEAHFRELVRAGNIILVVAGDFDRDQLMTELTPLLAEDLCREPFAPKLSPFPGLRESLDLTEAMEREQAVILQAYPGSGIQDDDFVTNEVLNELFSGMSSRLFEQVREDRGMAYYVGSTCVIGLDGGMFVFFAGTHPSRVEEVLVEIEKEIDRVVRGEVTDEELRRCRIRLKAARPMSRQTIGARAMHAALQLCYGLPLNDDAEHAVKLDATDATTLADFAKRHFAPDNKVRLVVGPKKA
- a CDS encoding AP2 domain-containing protein — encoded protein: MAKSKANKGISRIDSGSTHGWFVRGYRNGKTYSKLFSDRKCGGKGKAQKLAKEYRNQLSEELEAIPKRPRQRRIVVSDSRNTTGELGVSRTTKIGPNGTKHECYSVSWRPEPGIQKCTSFSIKKYGEKKAFKLAVDHRRKMMREIHGPNFYRQLSQRAKSKAS
- a CDS encoding helicase C-terminal domain-containing protein → MQVDTQSRDAQLSVGELAIFRNRPQSSKTGAGIWRAKVGQQWHKESAKQTEAAYPKAVFEQSIAATLRHRDWNIHLQGRIDQILPEADSLILREVKTVRQPLPCPAEDLLQQYPEYFAQAAIYLMLASILPEYAGHSLKAELLFIEISSGTVQTLPVAKESRDLVDAQLEQLVTFLDDRRARRVQLDALEIRPAFPSLREGQAELIEQLSKASLKSPTVLLQAPTGFGKTGIVLEHALREMQNGLYERCIYLTSKSSGQLETVRQLQNMIGRNLRFIQMRNRAEHRIDSPMHRCTGDRRCEEDLGQRWMEADIHPPELLRDGTLNLEQAKDIGRQTGVCPYALTKACLPFAELWIGDSNYLFAPQSRHVFSEPYGFDPAKTIVIIDEAHNLPNRNADALSVELNASNLFFALEGLSEAGASRRLIRSLEEIATEIEALHSATVLSPDQIYAMGNLCLEAAIFLEDSRFNYDVVAPFALETVWRIPELAKRLDEAASDWLFWCPKTSILRAQCLDAGKWTAECLKPFSCRILMSATLDPVDNFRNEIGLSPAETDLAIGWADWREGAYDVAIDCRVDTRMKQRKSHYETTGRTIVEMTLADSSAPTVVFFSSYQYAENIRTYISALNESLRVAIQPRGVDLREQERFIDESLLYTDVIFLIIGSSYSEGIDKLGGQVKSVIVVGPALPEVNAVQKAKILMDSSLSGKNAFERVYLIPAIRRIHQALGRIVRAPGHRAKILLHGKRYAEKQYYELLQPEYQTTYIIRNDTALKSWMYK